The stretch of DNA TCACGTTGTCCACAGCACCGGCCCAGGCAACACCCGGCGTGCTCGTGTTCCCCGGGATGGAAATTCGGCAAGGCACCAACGTTTGCACGCTGGGTTATGTCGACCCGCAGATGCGCATCGCGTTCACCGCAGGGCATTGCCGCGGCAGCGGCCAGGTGACCGACAGAGACGGCAACGTGGTTGGCAGTCTTTCTCTGTTCCGCGACAACACGCCAAACGGTGCCACTATCGACACAAATCATCAGATCGCCGATTGGGAGGCGATCAGCCTCGCGCCCGACGTCGCGGTCAACAACATCCTGCCGGGCGGACGTGCGCTGATCGCCGATCCCGGTATTACGCCCGTCGCCGGCTTGCCGGTGTGCCACTTCGGTGTTGTCACGGGGGAGACCTGCGGCACCATCCAGGCCGTGAACAACGGCTGGTTCACGATGGCCAACGGTGTCGTGAGCCAGAAGGGCGACTCTGGCGGGCCGGTGTACAACCTCACGCCGGACGGCAGGGCCGCGATAGTCGGGATGTTCAACAGCACGTGGGGCCAGTATCCGGCCGCGGTGTCCTGGCAAGTCGCCAGCCAAGAGGCCCGCGAGGACGTCATCTCCGCCGCGGCGGGTAGCGTCAACGCCGCGCCGCCATCGCCCTAGCGGAGAAGTTCGAACACTGGGATAGCCGGTGCGGCGGCACGCATTTCGTCGACCGTCGACTGTGGAGTCAACCCGCCGACGTGACCCTTGACCTCCCAGAACCACCTATCGAGATAGCGCTTCAACAACTGGGGCTTGTCATCGTCAGCCACTTCCGCGATGTGCACGGTTCTGCTGCGCCAGCGCGGACCCATCTCGACGGCACCCGCCGCACGGGCGTTGCGTGCCCACTGCGTATTGCCGCGCGGAGACACGACGTAGTCGCGGCCGTCGACGGTGAGCAGGTTGATCACAACCCCGCGGCGCTTACCGGTCTTGCGGCCGCGCACTCGCAGCGCTCGCGTTCCGGCGATGCTGATGCCGGCTTCCGCCAGCCAGCGGATCAGCTCGTTGCCTGCGCGGGCGGCGACGTTCGGTTCGTCGTATCGAGCGGTCATCGTTGTGCCTTTCGGTTAAGGGAGAGCGGTGCTCTCTAATAGGTTGGCACGCCCAGGGCGGGAAATCAAGAGCACCGATCTCGTTTTGTGTCACACTTGCCAGATGGGCAAGCGGCAGGAGTCGCGCGAGATGATCGAGGCGCAGATCATCGAGCTCGGACGGCACCACCTGCTGACCGAAGGGGCGGCGGGACTGTCGCTGCGCGCGATCGCGCGCGACCTCGGCATGGTGTCGTCCGCGGTGTACCGGTACGTGTCCAGTCGTGACGACCTGCTGACGCTGCTGCTGGTCGACGCGTACTCGGAACTGGCCGACGCGGTCGATGACGCCGCGGCGGCCGCCAACGGGACGTGGCGCGATCAACTCCTGGCGATGACGCATGCCGCCCGCGCGTGGGCGGTCGATCAACCGGCCCGCTGGGCGTTGTTGTACGGCAGCCCCGTGCCCGGATACCACGCGCCGCGCGAGAGCACGGTCGGCCCCGGCACCAGAGTGGTCGGCGCACTGTTCGGCGCGGTCGCAGGCGGAATTGCGGCCGGCGACATACCACCGTCGAATGTTGCTGTGGACCAACCATTGTCGTCAGATTTCGACCGGCTTCGCGAGGAGTTCGGGTTTGCGGGCGACGACTCGGCGGTCGCCAAATGCTTTCTGCTGTGGGCCTGCGTGGTCGGCGCAATCAGCCTCGAGGTGTTCGGCCAATATGGCGCCGACACATTGACAGAGCCGGGCGCAGTGTTCGACTCCCAGGTCCGGCTGCTGATCAAGACGCTGAGCGCCTAATTGTAGACTTGACTTATATAAGTAGCAGCTTCTATTTTGGACGAGTGCACGCGTTCGACGTCCTTGGCGATCCAGTGCGCCGCCGCATTCTGGAACTGCTCGCTGGAGGCGAGATGTCGGCGGGAGCGATCGGCGCCACCATTCAGGGCGAGTTCGCGATCACTCAGCCCGCGGTATCTCAGCATCTGAAGGTGCTGCGCGACAACGGCTTTGCCTCGGTGCGGCCCGACGGCCAGCGACGGCTGTACGCAGTGGACGGCAGGGCATTACGTGACGTGGACGAGTGGCTCGACGGGTTCCGTCGGTTTTGGACCCCACACTTTGGCGCACTGGCCACCGAGATCGCCAGGGGCAAACGGCAACGACGAAGGAAGGCGACATGATCGAGATCGACGTCGACCATCAGATCCACGCGGTTGTGCGCAACGTCGGCACCCGCACGATCGACGTCGGGGAGGCGCACGTAGTCACCGTCAGCCAGACCTACGCACCGATGCAGCCGACCTCTGGGATGCGGTCACCAACATCGAGCGGATACCGCGGTGGTTCCTGCCGATTTCCGGTGAGCTGCAGCTCGGCGGCTCCTATCAGTTGGAGGGCCAAGCGGGCGGAACCGTCCTGACGTGCGACCCGCCGAAGAACTTCACCGCGACGTGGGAGTTCGGCGGCAACGTCAGCTGGATCGACGTGAGCATCTAGAGCGACGGCCCCGACCGCGCGCGACTGGTGCTCGAGCACATCATGCCGGTGGCCGATGACGAGATCTGGCGTCAGTTCGGCCCCGGCGCCGTCGGCATGGGCTGGGATTCCATGCTGCTCGGGCTGGCCCTGCATCTGGCCACGGGCGAAGCCATCGACCCCTCGTTAGGGCAACAGTGGGTGGGCACCGAGGACGGTCGTCGCTTCATGGCGCTGTCCGGTGAGGCGTGGTACGAGGTGAACGTCGCTTTCGGAACTGATCCCGCGGCGGCGCGCGCGATGGCGGATCGCTGCGTGGCGGCCTACCTCGGCGAGGAATCAAACTAGAACACGTTCTAGCCACGGCCGCGGCCCGGGGATATTCTCGAGGCGATGCCTGACCAGACACCTGTCCAGATCGCGTGGGTCACGCGAGACCTCGATGCCACCGAAACGGCGCTGACCACGCTATTGGGCGCCAAGAAATGGATTCGCATGCCCGGGGTTCACTTCGGCCCCGACGCGTGCACGTACCGAGGCGGCCCCGCGGACTTCGTCGCCGACATCTCGCTGTCCTATGCCGGCGACACCCAGCTCGAGCTCATCGCACCGGTGACCGGCCAGAGCATCTATACCGAGTTTCTGGACGGCGCCGGACCCGGATTGCATCACGTCTGTATCGAGGCCGACGACGTCGAGCGCGCGGTGGCCGAGCGCGGTGCGGAGGTGGTCCAGCGCGGTGTGATGCCCGGCGGCATGGAGTTCGCGTACGTCACAGCCAAGGACGCCGGCGTGCCCTACGTCGAGATCGCGTATATCCCGCCCGAGATCCGGGCGTTCTTCGACTACATCAAGCAGGAGCAGAAGTGAGCAGCCAAATCCCGGAGACCGTCAACGCCGCCGACGTGCCCGCGTGGTCCGACGAGGCCGACGTCGTGGTGGTCGGCTTCGGCATCGCGGGCGGCTGCGCAGCGGTCAGCGCCGCGGCGGCGGGGGCACGGGTGCTGGTGCTGGAACGCGCTGCGGCCGCGGGTGGTACGACGTCGATGGCGGGCGGGCATTTCTATCTCGGCGGGGGCACCGCCGTGCAGCAGGCCACCGGACATGTCGACAGCGCCGACGAGATGTACAAATACCTCGTCGCAGTGTCCCGCGAACCCGAGCACGACAAGATTCGAGCCTATTGCGACGGCAGCGTCGAGCACTTCAACTGGTTGGAGGACTTGGGTTTTCAGTTCGAACGGAGCTATTTCCCCGGCAAGGCCGTCATTCAGCCCAACACCGAGGGCCTGATGTTCACCGGCAACGAGAAGGTCTGGCCCTTCAAGGACCGGGCGGTACCCGCGCCGCGCGGGCACAAGGTGCCGGTGCCCGGCGACACCGGCGGAGCCAGCATGGTGATCGACCTACTGCTCAAGCGGGCAGAACAACTCGGCGTCCAGATCCGTTATGAGACAGGGGCGACCGCGCTCATCCAAGACGACAGCGCCGTCGTCGGCGTCAGCTTCAAGCACTTCAACGACACCGGCGCGATCCGCGCCAAGGCGGTGGTGATCGCCGCCGGCGGATTCGTGATGAATCCGGAGATGGTCGCCGACTACACCCCGAAGCTGGCCGAAAAGCCGTTCGTGTTGGGCAACACCTATGACGACGGCCTCGGCATCCGCCTCGGTGAATCGGCAGGCGGCGCAACCAAACACATGGATCAGGTTTTCATCACCGCGCCGGCATACCCGCCGTCGATTCTGCTCACCGGCATCATCGTCAACAAGGACGGCCAGCGCTTCGTCACCGAGGACTCCTACCATTCGCGCACATCGGGATACGTGATGGATCAGCCCGACAGCGCCGCGTTCCTGATCGTCGACGAGGACCACCTGAAACGACCAGAGGTGCCGCTGGTGCCGCTGATCGA from Mycobacterium sp. JS623 encodes:
- a CDS encoding ArsR/SmtB family transcription factor, translated to MHAFDVLGDPVRRRILELLAGGEMSAGAIGATIQGEFAITQPAVSQHLKVLRDNGFASVRPDGQRRLYAVDGRALRDVDEWLDGFRRFWTPHFGALATEIARGKRQRRRKAT
- a CDS encoding TetR/AcrR family transcriptional regulator → MGKRQESREMIEAQIIELGRHHLLTEGAAGLSLRAIARDLGMVSSAVYRYVSSRDDLLTLLLVDAYSELADAVDDAAAAANGTWRDQLLAMTHAARAWAVDQPARWALLYGSPVPGYHAPRESTVGPGTRVVGALFGAVAGGIAAGDIPPSNVAVDQPLSSDFDRLREEFGFAGDDSAVAKCFLLWACVVGAISLEVFGQYGADTLTEPGAVFDSQVRLLIKTLSA
- a CDS encoding FAD-binding protein — protein: MSSQIPETVNAADVPAWSDEADVVVVGFGIAGGCAAVSAAAAGARVLVLERAAAAGGTTSMAGGHFYLGGGTAVQQATGHVDSADEMYKYLVAVSREPEHDKIRAYCDGSVEHFNWLEDLGFQFERSYFPGKAVIQPNTEGLMFTGNEKVWPFKDRAVPAPRGHKVPVPGDTGGASMVIDLLLKRAEQLGVQIRYETGATALIQDDSAVVGVSFKHFNDTGAIRAKAVVIAAGGFVMNPEMVADYTPKLAEKPFVLGNTYDDGLGIRLGESAGGATKHMDQVFITAPAYPPSILLTGIIVNKDGQRFVTEDSYHSRTSGYVMDQPDSAAFLIVDEDHLKRPEVPLVPLIDGWETVEEMEAALGIPKGKLVETLNRYNEHAARGEDPDFHKQPEFLAPQDKGPWGAFDLSLGKAMYAGFTVGGLATNVDGQVLREDGTVISGLYAAGACASNIAQDGKGYASGTQLGEGSFFGRRAGAHAAAS
- a CDS encoding nitroreductase/quinone reductase family protein, coding for MTARYDEPNVAARAGNELIRWLAEAGISIAGTRALRVRGRKTGKRRGVVINLLTVDGRDYVVSPRGNTQWARNARAAGAVEMGPRWRSRTVHIAEVADDDKPQLLKRYLDRWFWEVKGHVGGLTPQSTVDEMRAAAPAIPVFELLR
- a CDS encoding Rv1815 family serine proteinase — translated: MLAAVAPIFALTLSTAPAQATPGVLVFPGMEIRQGTNVCTLGYVDPQMRIAFTAGHCRGSGQVTDRDGNVVGSLSLFRDNTPNGATIDTNHQIADWEAISLAPDVAVNNILPGGRALIADPGITPVAGLPVCHFGVVTGETCGTIQAVNNGWFTMANGVVSQKGDSGGPVYNLTPDGRAAIVGMFNSTWGQYPAAVSWQVASQEAREDVISAAAGSVNAAPPSP
- a CDS encoding VOC family protein, yielding MPDQTPVQIAWVTRDLDATETALTTLLGAKKWIRMPGVHFGPDACTYRGGPADFVADISLSYAGDTQLELIAPVTGQSIYTEFLDGAGPGLHHVCIEADDVERAVAERGAEVVQRGVMPGGMEFAYVTAKDAGVPYVEIAYIPPEIRAFFDYIKQEQK